From the genome of Acidobacteriota bacterium, one region includes:
- a CDS encoding OmpA family protein — protein sequence MKKTLALLAMILCLALPAGARAEQKDATGCKDHPLFTRMPGYWIHSCAQKQFDSRPFVVAKGKTVTVEGPSWRIFYLPQATWTTKPSDIQILRNYENAVGQLGGTLVYGEKGKDTFRINRGGQEIWVEVTAEFTGKYQLYIVQKGAMQQDVQANADVFAQDLRATGHAAVYGIHFDTNKATLKPESTEVIAEIAKLLKTDLALKIFVVGHTDGAGGIDSNLELSRARAEAVLQALVRDHGIAAARLRSFGCGQFAPVATNATEEGKAKNRRVELVKQ from the coding sequence ATGAAAAAAACGCTCGCTCTCCTCGCCATGATCCTCTGCCTGGCCCTCCCCGCCGGCGCCCGCGCCGAGCAAAAGGACGCCACGGGCTGCAAGGACCACCCGCTCTTCACCCGCATGCCGGGCTACTGGATCCACTCCTGCGCCCAAAAGCAGTTCGACTCCCGCCCCTTCGTGGTCGCCAAGGGGAAGACGGTCACGGTGGAAGGGCCGTCCTGGCGCATCTTCTACCTCCCCCAGGCCACCTGGACCACGAAGCCCAGCGACATCCAGATCCTGCGCAACTACGAGAACGCCGTTGGGCAGCTCGGCGGGACCCTCGTCTACGGGGAGAAGGGCAAGGACACCTTCCGGATCAACCGGGGCGGCCAGGAGATCTGGGTGGAGGTGACGGCCGAGTTCACGGGCAAGTACCAGCTGTACATCGTCCAGAAAGGGGCCATGCAGCAGGACGTCCAGGCCAACGCCGACGTCTTCGCCCAGGACCTCCGGGCCACCGGCCATGCGGCAGTGTACGGCATCCACTTCGACACCAACAAGGCGACCCTCAAGCCCGAGTCCACGGAAGTCATCGCCGAGATCGCCAAGCTCCTGAAGACCGACCTCGCCCTGAAGATCTTCGTGGTGGGGCACACCGACGGCGCCGGCGGGATCGACAGCAACCTGGAGTTGTCCCGGGCCCGGGCCGAGGCCGTCCTCCAGGCGCTGGTCAGGGACCACGGCATCGCCGCCGCCCGGCTGCGGTCCTTCGGTTGCGGCCAGTTCGCCCCGGTGGCCACCAACGCCACCGAAGAGGGCAAGGCGAAGAACCGCCGCGTCGAGCTGGTCAAGCAGTGA
- a CDS encoding serine acetyltransferase, which yields MKTALQAGESLSRIVTDIRRSYEEIGNINHIEGPNIPSTEVIIEVLHDLQKLVFPGFHAAEHLDPPALTYFIGEKCSLVLKRLAPEICRSLEHHCRNGEACIRLGECRASGHRIATRLLSTLPEIRRLLNLDVEAAFRGDPAARSREEVITCYPGMEAITVHRIAHFLHREGVPLIPRIMSEHIHGETGIDIHPGATIGEGFFIDHGTGVVIGETTLIGNNVKIYQGVTLGALSVRKENAGRKRHPTLEDDVTLYAGATILGGETVVGKGSVIGGNVWLTHSVPPGTRVTARSEMEIAEK from the coding sequence ATGAAAACGGCGCTGCAAGCCGGGGAGTCCCTCTCGCGGATCGTGACCGACATCCGGCGGAGCTACGAGGAGATCGGAAACATCAACCACATCGAGGGCCCCAACATCCCCTCCACGGAAGTGATCATCGAGGTCCTGCACGACCTCCAGAAACTGGTGTTTCCCGGGTTTCACGCCGCCGAGCACCTGGACCCGCCGGCCCTCACCTACTTCATCGGCGAGAAGTGCTCCCTCGTGCTCAAGCGCCTGGCGCCCGAGATCTGCCGGAGCCTCGAGCACCATTGCCGGAACGGCGAGGCCTGCATCCGCCTGGGCGAATGCCGGGCGTCCGGGCACCGGATCGCCACCCGCCTTCTCTCCACGCTCCCGGAGATCCGGCGGCTGCTGAACCTGGACGTGGAGGCCGCCTTCCGGGGGGACCCCGCCGCGCGCAGCCGGGAGGAGGTCATAACCTGCTACCCCGGGATGGAAGCCATCACCGTCCACCGCATCGCCCACTTCCTTCACCGGGAGGGAGTCCCCCTGATCCCGCGCATCATGAGCGAGCACATCCACGGCGAGACGGGCATCGACATCCACCCCGGGGCCACCATCGGCGAAGGGTTCTTCATCGACCACGGCACCGGCGTCGTCATCGGGGAGACCACCCTCATCGGAAACAACGTGAAGATCTACCAGGGGGTGACGCTGGGGGCCCTCTCGGTGCGGAAAGAGAACGCCGGCCGCAAGCGTCACCCCACCCTCGAGGACGACGTCACCCTCTACGCCGGGGCCACCATCCTGGGGGGGGAAACCGTCGTGGGGAAGGGGTCGGTGATCGGCGGCAACGTCTGGCTGACCCACTCCGTCCCCCCGGGGACGCGCGTCACCGCACGGAGCGAGATGGAGATCGCGGAGAAGTGA
- a CDS encoding DUF362 domain-containing protein has protein sequence MSVEKPESVERGEWSRRDFVRAAGAAGASLAVLGVPSLAAETPPAKPAPTETNLADFMKVKKGPHAIPGPFPGKVVSVVDPASLEGDAVNGKVVDAMVRTGVRTLTGKDDKESFKLLFDKTDIVGIKVNPVGAPLINTRPEVVEALVRWLRENGLPGKNIVIWDRFEAMLTEAGFTAKRFPDVGLEALQVMDETGSSWRDAEGNHRSAGNFDREVFYFAKGIEGKGVRGYKDDEFYLNQHVFNGEHSYFGKLLTKKLTKIINVAAYKNTGNGISMATKNLGYGAVCNTGRLHAPLFFRVCTEVLAAPPVRDKLVLNVTDGLRGQYEDGPMMNEKYVYPHHTLYFATDPFALDMVCHREMVDKRKSMGIAVNENPRFTDYLHEAQRLGLGIADPAKIERIEKKS, from the coding sequence ATGAGCGTGGAAAAGCCTGAGAGCGTTGAACGCGGCGAGTGGAGCCGCCGGGACTTTGTCCGGGCCGCGGGGGCGGCCGGCGCGAGCCTGGCGGTGCTGGGGGTCCCGTCCCTCGCGGCGGAGACCCCGCCGGCCAAACCGGCGCCCACCGAGACCAACCTCGCCGATTTTATGAAGGTGAAAAAAGGCCCGCACGCCATTCCCGGGCCCTTCCCCGGAAAAGTGGTCTCGGTGGTCGACCCGGCGTCGCTCGAGGGAGACGCGGTGAACGGCAAGGTGGTGGACGCCATGGTCCGCACCGGGGTCCGCACCCTCACCGGCAAAGACGACAAGGAGAGTTTCAAGCTCCTCTTCGACAAGACCGACATCGTGGGGATCAAGGTCAACCCCGTGGGGGCCCCCCTCATCAACACACGGCCCGAGGTGGTGGAAGCGCTCGTCCGCTGGCTGAGGGAGAACGGCCTCCCCGGTAAAAACATCGTCATTTGGGACCGGTTCGAGGCCATGCTCACCGAGGCGGGCTTCACCGCGAAACGCTTCCCGGACGTCGGCCTCGAGGCGCTCCAGGTGATGGACGAGACCGGGAGCAGCTGGCGGGACGCCGAAGGGAACCACCGGAGCGCCGGCAACTTCGACCGCGAGGTCTTCTACTTCGCGAAGGGGATCGAGGGAAAGGGCGTCCGGGGCTACAAGGACGACGAGTTCTACCTCAACCAGCACGTGTTCAACGGCGAGCACTCCTACTTCGGGAAACTGCTGACGAAAAAGCTGACGAAGATCATCAACGTGGCCGCCTACAAGAACACCGGCAACGGCATTTCCATGGCCACCAAGAACCTCGGTTACGGCGCCGTCTGCAACACCGGCCGCCTCCACGCGCCCCTGTTCTTCCGCGTGTGCACCGAGGTGCTGGCCGCGCCGCCCGTGCGCGACAAGCTGGTCCTCAACGTCACCGACGGCCTCCGCGGACAGTACGAGGACGGCCCCATGATGAACGAGAAGTACGTCTACCCTCACCACACCCTCTACTTCGCCACCGACCCCTTCGCCCTGGACATGGTCTGCCACCGCGAGATGGTGGACAAACGAAAAAGCATGGGGATCGCGGTGAACGAGAATCCGCGATTTACAGACTATCTTCATGAGGCTCAACGACTTGGGCTCGGCATCGCCGACCCGGCGAAAATCGAGCGGATCGAGAAAAAGTCTTGA